From the genome of Helicobacter pylori, one region includes:
- the rsmD gene encoding 16S rRNA (guanine(966)-N(2))-methyltransferase RsmD: protein MPNHQPVKKFKIIGGACKGLGLNLPKISSTRPTKAIVRESFFNTLQAEIISAHFIEVFSGSASMGLEALSRGAKSAVFFERNKSAYATLLENISLFKNRLKKEIGIQTFLDDAFKLLPSLCLKDGVLNILYFDPPFETSGFLGIYEKCFQALEMLLKRSNQKNLLVVFEHESVHEMPKSLATLAIIKQKKFGKTTLTYFQ from the coding sequence ATGCCAAATCATCAGCCAGTAAAAAAATTTAAGATTATTGGGGGGGCTTGTAAGGGATTAGGCTTGAATTTGCCTAAAATTTCTAGCACGCGCCCCACGAAAGCGATCGTAAGAGAGTCGTTTTTTAACACCTTGCAAGCAGAAATTATAAGCGCGCATTTTATAGAAGTGTTTTCAGGCAGCGCTTCTATGGGTTTGGAGGCTTTGAGTAGGGGGGCTAAAAGCGCGGTGTTTTTTGAGCGAAACAAAAGCGCTTACGCCACACTTTTAGAAAATATTTCCCTCTTTAAAAACCGCCTGAAAAAGGAAATTGGAATTCAAACCTTTTTAGATGACGCTTTCAAGCTTTTGCCCTCTCTGTGTTTAAAAGATGGCGTTTTGAATATCCTTTATTTTGATCCTCCTTTTGAAACAAGCGGATTTTTAGGGATTTATGAAAAGTGTTTTCAAGCTTTAGAAATGTTATTGAAACGCTCGAATCAAAAAAATCTTTTAGTGGTTTTTGAGCATGAAAGCGTGCATGAAATGCCTAAAAGTCTTGCAACTTTAGCTATAATCAAACAGAAAAAATTTGGAAAAACCACTTTAACTTATTTTCAATAG
- the fliL gene encoding flagellar basal body-associated protein FliL, translated as MAEEQENTAQQPPKKSKALLFVIIGSVLVMLLLVGVIIMLLMGNKEESKENASKNTQEIQANPMANKNQEAKEGSNIQQYLVLGPLYAIDAPFAVNLVSQNGRRYLKASISLELSNEKLLNEVKVKDTAIKDTIIEILSSKSVEEVVTNKGKNKLKDEIKSHLNSFLIDGFIKNVFFTDFIIQ; from the coding sequence ATGGCAGAAGAACAAGAAAATACCGCGCAACAACCCCCCAAAAAAAGCAAAGCCCTTTTATTTGTCATTATTGGAAGCGTGTTAGTGATGCTTTTATTGGTAGGGGTGATTATCATGCTGCTTATGGGGAATAAGGAAGAATCTAAAGAAAACGCTTCTAAAAACACCCAAGAAATTCAAGCTAATCCTATGGCGAACAAAAATCAAGAGGCTAAAGAAGGTTCTAATATCCAGCAATATTTGGTGCTTGGGCCTTTGTATGCGATTGATGCACCTTTTGCGGTGAATTTGGTCTCTCAAAACGGCAGACGCTACCTTAAGGCTTCTATTTCGTTAGAATTGAGTAATGAAAAGCTTTTAAATGAAGTTAAGGTTAAAGATACAGCGATTAAAGACACGATCATAGAAATTCTATCATCTAAAAGCGTGGAAGAAGTGGTTACCAACAAGGGCAAAAACAAGCTTAAAGATGAAATTAAGAGCCATCTGAATTCGTTTTTGATTGATGGCTTTATTAAAAATGTCTTTTTCACCGATTTTATCATCCAATAA
- the acpS gene encoding holo-ACP synthase, with product MIGIDIVSIARVEKCVKRFKMKFLERFLSPSEIVLCKDKSSSIAGFFALKEACSKALQVGIGKELSFLDMHISKSPKNAPLITLSKEKMDYFNIQSLSASISHDAGFAIAVVMVSASN from the coding sequence ATGATTGGCATAGATATTGTCTCTATTGCTAGGGTAGAAAAGTGTGTAAAACGCTTTAAAATGAAGTTTTTAGAGCGTTTTTTATCGCCAAGTGAGATTGTTTTATGTAAGGATAAATCCAGCAGTATCGCCGGGTTTTTCGCGCTTAAAGAGGCTTGCTCTAAAGCCCTTCAAGTAGGCATTGGTAAGGAATTGAGCTTTTTGGATATGCATATTTCTAAAAGCCCTAAAAACGCCCCCTTAATCACCCTTTCCAAAGAAAAAATGGATTATTTCAACATCCAAAGCTTGAGCGCAAGCATCAGCCATGACGCTGGTTTTGCGATAGCGGTTGTGATGGTTTCTGCGTCAAATTGA